From the genome of Rhizobium lusitanum:
TAAGGTATATGGCTATAAGGGATGGAATATCATATTTCCATCTTTCGCCGACAGCCTGACTCAAGACGATGGTTACTGGCGAACTAGGCTGGCATCATACGGCTTTGGGTTCCAGACCCAAAACTCAGCCATATTCCAGGGCAATATTCTCAACACACCTCGGAATGTGCCCTCGGCTGGCTTTCTGCCGTGCCAGCCAGCAAACATTCGCTACAATTGCGCGGGAGGGCGTTCGTATGCCGGGCAGCAGCCCCTAGCCTACATTTCTGGCCTTGGGTTTTTGACATATGACATGAGCCAGTGGGGGATTCCTGATGGTCAGATTGCTGCCGCCGGTAGTTATCAGATCTCCACGGACCAGCAGTTCAGTCCAACCACTTTCCGTTTCCAGGGCCTGTCATGGTACCAAACACTGGCTGATAAAAAATTTGAATTCCAAGTTGGATACTTCCCGTCCATGCCGGAATTTGCCGGAACGTTCGTTGGTGGTCTCGTAACAAGTCCGTTCGGTCCGTCTGCGTCAGTGCCAATCGTCTTGGGGCAGTCGCCAAATAGTATGGGAACTCCGAACTTCCGCGCAACATGGAACATCACTGACGAACTATATGCGCAGACAGGCATTCAGAGAAGTCTACCGGTTAATGGGCCTACGGGGAATCCAATTTATGACGAAGTAAAGTCGAATCCTTCGGGCTTTGGCTTCACGTCTTCAGTCCCCGGAACCCGAATATTGTATACCAACGAGCTTGGCTACAAGACGCAAGCGGCGCCAGGGAATCCATTTACATGGCTTCGTACCGGTTTAATGTACAACTCGTCCACATTCAAAGATTATAGCCGGCTCCTCGTGGATCCTACCGCGACGAAGGATGGTGCGCTCGGGTTCTACGCTCTTGGTGACTACCAGATATGGCAACAGGATCCGTCCTCACCTAACACCGCATATCGGGGGATCTATCTGGGTGGCACCTTTATGTACGGCCCGCCGGAAACAACGGCTTTTACGCAGTACTATGAGGCTCGCGCCTATTGGTTTGCACCGTTCGACAGTCGACCACGAGATATGCTCTCCATTATTTATAGCCACAATAAAGTGAGCAAGAATGTTCAGAGAGTCATAAATAACTTCTCTGAGTTCACAAATTTCTCCGCGATTGATTCTTCAAATAGCATCACAGCCTCGTATATGTTTAATATTAGGCCAGGACTATACGCGACTTTCGGCGCCGGATATACCGACAAACCAAGTCTTCAGTACTTCAAAGGCGAAGGAAGTTCTCTAAGCTTGTTATTTAGTATCTATGCAATGCTGTAGGTATGCAGCATTGATGGAGTCTCGTGCGTGACTTCCGACAAGTCATCTGCGAGGGCTTCCCCTCGATGAAAAGGAGCGTCCGGGCGGTGGCTTTCAAGATCCCGCTACGGACCGCCCAATGCGCAATTCCATGAGGAGGACAAGATGAGGCAAATACTGCATGTGAAGCCACGAAACACGAAACAGGGAGAGGATGAAACCACGATGGGTCAGCTCGATGCTATCCTTACGCTCGCAGGCAGGAGAGCGCTTATAACCGGAGGGGCATCCGGCATGGGCCGGGCGGCATCGCTGCTGTTTGCCGCTCATGGCGCCCACGTCATCATCGTCGATCGAAACGGTGAGGGCGCCGACGACACGGTGGCAGAGATCCGCCGGCTGGGAGGGTCTGCAGAGGCGCACAGGGTCGATTTGGTTGACCAAAACGCTCTTGATGGATTCATCGACACATTCGTGCGTGATGACGAAGTCCTCGATATTC
Proteins encoded in this window:
- a CDS encoding carbohydrate porin → MKYCETIKGYRRSLAERRPANKFSNGRTDHRFRRQVLVSFGIVLGVLVAGVHPAAATDPSEPLPHIEKLARPSLKDKKDAQKDKKDVHSESISNRQPMDSAARAQALDKVYGYKGWNIIFPSFADSLTQDDGYWRTRLASYGFGFQTQNSAIFQGNILNTPRNVPSAGFLPCQPANIRYNCAGGRSYAGQQPLAYISGLGFLTYDMSQWGIPDGQIAAAGSYQISTDQQFSPTTFRFQGLSWYQTLADKKFEFQVGYFPSMPEFAGTFVGGLVTSPFGPSASVPIVLGQSPNSMGTPNFRATWNITDELYAQTGIQRSLPVNGPTGNPIYDEVKSNPSGFGFTSSVPGTRILYTNELGYKTQAAPGNPFTWLRTGLMYNSSTFKDYSRLLVDPTATKDGALGFYALGDYQIWQQDPSSPNTAYRGIYLGGTFMYGPPETTAFTQYYEARAYWFAPFDSRPRDMLSIIYSHNKVSKNVQRVINNFSEFTNFSAIDSSNSITASYMFNIRPGLYATFGAGYTDKPSLQYFKGEGSSLSLLFSIYAML